The DNA region tttagaattttagaattttagaattttagaattttagaattttaaaattttagaattttagaattttagaatttttgagtgtttgaaTCTTggaatttttgagtgtttgaaTCTTggaatttttgagtgtttgaaTCTtggaatttttgagtttttgaatttttgaatcttggaattttaaaattttagaattttagaaaaaaattactgatgttcaatgcatttttaaaaataatcatgggaatacactcaaaccccgatggtttgacacctactgttgtcaaacgaacggggtcactttttagtttgacaccccttttacacggaattcacacacactaccaaacgtttgttttgatagtgtgtgtgagcgccgtgttaaaagtgacagttcgtcactttttagcttgactttgaccaaccaacggggtacaaactaaaaaagtgtcaaacgaaaaagttaccaaccaccgggggttgagtgtattgaaaaaataaatcaagcaaaacattgtaaaacggccggtctcatttttcaaaacattgagaaaatcaaggatGAAATTTgcagttagttttttaattccTATTTCAAGCGGATAAAGGTGTCTGCAAAAATTATTCACTCAATTTGTGTAAAACTAGTATGGTTATGCATCCTTATgttgaaattaatgaaaaaacataattatcccgataaaattaatgaaaaaagcaCATAGGCCTCGAGCGAAAGTTTTAGCAGTGCGGGATCGGATTAGACCCTTTGCGTGTTAGCGCCTTTGCAAACATCGACAGTTTCATTTTCCATTTTGGCCTCGGGCCAAACACGATaacagtttgtttttgttttccctTTGTTGTTTTGGCCGCAGGCCAAACCCAAACAACTTTTGCTTTCGTGTTTGGCCtttcgttttaaaaaatatatatatttttttaaatagttttgagCGGTTAGTGatctttttttgacaaaatttcatgtTATCAAGTGTTCGCTGAGTTTCTCCTCCATTCGCAGAGGTAAGTTCATGGttttaatattgtaattttCAACACAGAGTTAATTTCATTTTGGCTTCCAGCAAGTGGCAAACCTTCGCGGATTTTTCGAAGCCGAACCAACCGTTGGAGCTGGCCAGTTACATCTGGTTTTTCGTGCACGGTATCCCTCGAGTGTAAGCTGAGACTGAAGCCGGAACAGCACCAACCAGGGAAATTACTTCGCTGGAGACCGTGGACGGTGGTTTTTGGCCACGAGTAGGTGGGAAAAATGCTTGGCTGTCTTGAGTGAACTGCTTCACTTAGCTTACGGGTGGATTTGACAAAAAAAGCGATTCGTATTTACTGCGACAAGGAATTGCTAATCTGAGATTCAACATTTAGAGAAGATAAAAAGTGATGTTTTAAGGTAGTTATACATACTGGTACTAAGACCATCAATTCTGTACTTTTCACCTAATCGATGTTTGTTATCATTACCAGTCATGAGGAAAggatattaaataaattataacATTAATATGATTTGCCGTCGTTTGTTTTAATATGTATAGTAAATGGCTAGAATCATCATGACATACGTCTTGAGGATCCCAGAAATACTGggaaacttttatttaaagtaaatctttGTTAGTGAAAAAGTAAAATCGTTATTTGGAGATGTCGCGGATGGCGTTGAAACGCGAAGGATTTGTCAGTCAAAGTGGCGGTTGGCGGTAGTTTTCAAAGAATGAGTAACACGTGTTGGATTTCGACTCTGGAACGGCGCTGACTTGTACTGGCCGCCTTTGCTTTCGGTAACAAATTTGTAGCGATTTTCCACCAACACCTTCCTCGATCTCTTCACTTTGGTGTATGACCGCGTCCGAGGACAGCGTGTAACGTTTTGGACCCTGGCGCATCCGCTGCTCCGGCGACGAAGTGTTGGCGCTCGTGTGGCCACTTCCGCATGCCTCATCAGTGCTTGACACCATTGCCGGGTTGTTTCGGAAGTCGTCTTAGGTTGATCCATGAAATAGTCGTTGGCGGAAGTAGGTTCTGTTTAATTTCGTTGCTGCCGAAGCGGGACTGATGGTAAACGTCCGTGCGGCCGAAGGTTTTCCATCGCGAaagaataatttaattattgcaGAAGCGCGGACAGGAATGTGTGCTAATCTTGGTGCTGATGGATCTGAAAGTGGAAGTTAAATTCAAATACTAACGAATTGCTGTTGCGATCACTATCTGTATGTCTGATTTCACCGCTTTCCTTACTTCCGCCGGTGGATGAAGGCGAGATGAAACAGAACGCGCCGGGCCATTCCCGCCAGTACTGGCTGAACTGATCGATGTTCGCGTGGACCAGGTTGGTGAGGTCGCCCTTTTTCGACGCATCCGGAAGTTGAAATGTGATCCGCGGCCTCCCACGGCGTCGCTAATCTGTTCCGTTCCGTccgctgttttttttaaactaatttgaAACAAAGGGCCATACCTTGTTtcgttgtttgttttgaaatacaTTGTTTTGGCCATGGACCAAAcacgatttcaaaacaaaacaacccaGTTTCCACATTGACCCTTTGAAGTAAAGTGTCTATGAGTGTTTtggaaacaaacaaaatttctttgactttggccttttgtaaaacagttattttttcatagaaaaaacatgtttttcatataatccTCGATATGTAGCGATAGTTAAAGACTTTTGGCATTGTTTGCACAAAAAATCTggattgtttacattttggacttaggaccttttacattgttttgcttgaaataatatgtgtttttatcCGAATTTCTCTGCGTGCAATTTTGGACTCCTCTCAACTGGTCGAAAAGCTCAAGCAACACCGGTCCGTGTCAACTGACAGCTAGCTGTCACTAAACGTCAACACATTTCTTTCCCGTCGTTCGCTCGCGCCGCGCTTCTCCGCTCGCAATTTTTACGTAAAGTCGGCAAATTAAAGTGAAATTAATTACAGAAACCCGCTCCGCCGGTGTGTCCTAATTTGATTAGCCAGCTCCAGCGCGCCCCGGTCAGCGGTTCGAAACAGTGTTTATGACTCACGCCATCGGTCGTACGGTCGCGCGGTTCTTGAGCAACAACAGTAGCACCGGGTTGATTTCCCAAGTGGGCCACCttgcctcctcctcctcctccggctCAACCCGCGTTTCAAGGTCCGTGACCCCGTTATCGTCATCGTTTGCAGTCAGTCGTACTGGCAGCGTTGCAGGAGTAGCGTCTTGGAGTAGCACCGGAACCTCTAGCAAAATGGGCACCGAGCAAAAGCCAAAGATTGTGTTTGTTCTGGGAGCTCCCGGGGCCGGCAAGGGCACCCAGTGCGAGAAGATTGTCGAGCACTTTGGCTTTACGCACCTTTCCGCGGGGGATTTGCTGCGCGAGGAACGGAAGCGCGAGGGCTCCGAGTTTGGGGCGCTCATCGAGGACAACATCAAGAACGGACGGATCGTTCCGGTGGAGATCACCTGCTCGCTTCTGGAGAACGCCATCAACGCGACCAAGGCGGTAAGTCGGTCCAGCCCCCAGCGCTTCTTTTGCTGTGATTGTTGTTCACGGTTCAATTGACCGGAACGGGGTGCGACAGCTGCTGATAAGGGAAAGGCGGCTTGCATAACGCGTGGCCGGCCGGTCCGGTGTGGGAAAAGGGGACGGCCGCTGTCCTTGGCCGTCGGAGATAAGCAGCAAGAGCAAGAGTTCTGGGCTGACATAATCTGAGGGAAAAAAACATTGCTCGTAGAATGAGTTGCAACATTGTGGGGGGAAAGAGGAAATTAAATTATCGATAATTGCCCAAGCTGCAGAACGAACCAAAGTGGTCGCTCACATGTTCCGCGGCGGAGACATTGCGTGGCCGGTGCGTGCGACactatttttagcattttttttgtttctaataATTTCCCGagcatttattttgttattgttgGAGGAAATTTTGAAGAGAGCCATCATCACTTCTAGCGACATTGTACTGGGTAcggaaggaaggaaggaagaaaAAATTGGTTTGTCACGATGATATGGCGCAGGCGCGCACCCTGAATGAGGGActggtgaagaaaagccccattttccattgaaatttgaacaccAGCCAAAACAGCTGATGGAATGGAAAATTCTGGACGAAGGAGAAGTTGGACTGGCTATTTGCAAAATGCATGCATGAGTTGCATCGAGCAACCAGTGTTGACTCATCAGCACTTTGGCGTTCTATTACAGCTTTTTAAAAGTAGTTCCACTTGAAATCAAGCGATAAACAGCTTAATAAGAAGTGAAGTGTGTAATCATTTGGGTAACATTGAAAAAAGACGTTAGTAAAACCCCTTTACTCGATTCTTTTGGCAAAACAAAAGTATTTGTGTCAATTTTCAACCGAATCGGTTAAATTTAAGGAGTCGTTGTTcagcgttgaagtttgtatgatgaaaattacaaaaatgtataGATAAAAACACCGCATAAGAATTTTGCTAGCAGGTGCCGTGGATCTTGCCCAAATTTATCCAAGCGTGAGATTCTTGAAAGAAATTTTGTTCCTAGGActtgtcgaaaaatatttgcatcggcctagttaaaattaagaaaaaactttaaattcttcaatttttaatcattgaaatcctaaattctgaaattcttaactgtttgaattctcaaatttttaaaacctttaattctataattcttaaattcttaaatcctcaACCAATCCTCAACttcctaaattcttatattctaaaacttttcaataagataattatt from Culex quinquefasciatus strain JHB chromosome 3, VPISU_Cqui_1.0_pri_paternal, whole genome shotgun sequence includes:
- the LOC6039131 gene encoding UMP-CMP kinase translates to MTHAIGRTVARFLSNNSSTGLISQVGHLASSSSSGSTRVSRSVTPLSSSFAVSRTGSVAGVASWSSTGTSSKMGTEQKPKIVFVLGAPGAGKGTQCEKIVEHFGFTHLSAGDLLREERKREGSEFGALIEDNIKNGRIVPVEITCSLLENAINATKASTGNDKFLIDGFPRNEDNLQGWNRQMGDKVRLLFVLFFECTEEQCIARCLKRGESSGRSDDNPESLKKRFNTYINDTMPIVDHYRAQDLVKTIDAVAGPDEVFDKVRCAFADVE